CCCCGACGAGGAGCGATACGCGATCAATGAGATGAGCCGGAAGGGTTGCGCTCACGACGACCATGAACAGGCTCGCCGACAACCAGAGCATGGCCGTCTGCTCACGAAGGCGCTGGCGGCGCATGGCGACGACCGAGCCGATGAGGAAGCTCACACTCAACACCATGGCCAGAGCAAACGACTTCACGAAGCCTCCTTGTTCCCTAGTCCGTCCCGCTCCCGAGCCCGTCCCGATTCAGGCCGCCGATCAAGAGCGCGACAGTCACGCGCGCCATGTAATACGCGGACCGGATCCCGGCGATGCTCGATCGGCCATGAAGACGCGGCGTCATGCGGACCGGGACCTCCTCGAGCCGAAGCCCGTTGCGGCTGGCGAGCACCAGGGACTCGACTTCGGGGAAGTCGGTGGGATACGTGCGAGCGAAGAGGGCGATGCCCCCGAGCCCCACGGCGCGGAAGCCCGAGGTCGTGTCAGTGAACGTATTGCCGGCACGCCAGCGCACGAGTGTGGCCAACAGGCGCATCCCGAAACGACGGCCGACAGGAGCGATGTAGTCCCCGCGTCCGAGCCAGCGCGAGCCGATCGTCATGTCGGCTCGGCCTGCCCGGATGGGTTCCAGGAGTCGTTCGATCTCCGACGGGTCGTGCTGGTCGTCGCCGTCAACCTGGATGGCGATGTCGTATCCCTGGCGAAGCGCGTATCGGTAGCCGCACTGGACGGCACCACCGATGCCGAGGTTGACCGGCAGGGTGATGACTGCGGCCCCGGCTTGGAATGCTCGAGCGGCTGTGGCGTCGCGAGAGCCGTCGTTCACGACCACGACGTGAGCTTCGGGGACCGCCGCGATGACGCGCTGTATGACACGGGCGATCGAACCGGCTTCGTTGAACGCAGGGATCACGATACAGACCCGCGCATGTTCCAGCGCCTGGAGCTTCGCCTGGGACGCCCGTGCCTCGTGTGCCGGGATGCCGTCGTGGACGCCTGCGAGGTTCGGGGACCCCTCCCCGACGTCGGCGCCGACCGGCGGGTCGGCGCCGCCCGGGATGGCCCGCTCGACGCGCCCCGATCGCGTCACCATTCCAGGAAGCAGGCGGACTCGGACGTCGTGGGTCGCATCGCCCCCTCCCAGCGCTGAATGACCTCCAGGTAGGATAGTCCCTGCGGGCCGCGGCGAGTGATGAGCACCCCGCCGGCCACGAGGCTGCCGCCGGCGTCC
This portion of the Acidimicrobiales bacterium genome encodes:
- a CDS encoding glycosyltransferase family 2 protein; this translates as MVTRSGRVERAIPGGADPPVGADVGEGSPNLAGVHDGIPAHEARASQAKLQALEHARVCIVIPAFNEAGSIARVIQRVIAAVPEAHVVVVNDGSRDATAARAFQAGAAVITLPVNLGIGGAVQCGYRYALRQGYDIAIQVDGDDQHDPSEIERLLEPIRAGRADMTIGSRWLGRGDYIAPVGRRFGMRLLATLVRWRAGNTFTDTTSGFRAVGLGGIALFARTYPTDFPEVESLVLASRNGLRLEEVPVRMTPRLHGRSSIAGIRSAYYMARVTVALLIGGLNRDGLGSGTD